A window of Athene noctua unplaced genomic scaffold, bAthNoc1.hap1.1 HAP1_HAP1_scaffold_121, whole genome shotgun sequence genomic DNA:
GGGGAGCACCGGAGGacagaggggggcagggggacagggccACGTGGAGCCCAGGGACAAGGGATTTCTTCCAGCCCCATCTCGAATGCCCGTGCTGGGGGGAGCTTGGGCTCCTCGCATGGCAGCGACTGtcaccagggcagccccggtcccccTGGCGGGACAAGCAGGTCGGGGATGGCTCCGTCCGTCCTCCCCCATCGCTCCTGGGTGGCGGGAGGCACCTCTCACTGTgagagcacccgtgggtgccctgACACCCTCCTCCGTCTCCTCTGcactcccctcctctccattttcacCTGCGTGGGACCCCCCCAGGCGAGGGCCCAGGCACCCGACCGTGGGTCACCCCTCGCCACAAGCCCCTCGGGACTCTTTGTCCCCACACGGTGATGGGGACACCTTGGTGGCGGACACTCGGGGGGGCCAGGACAGGCCCATGGCTCTGTGCCAGGAGAAGTCCTCGAGGCCACCCAGCCTCCTGTGCCCACCACTGCTCCGGCCCCACAAACCACCCTggacaccccagtgtccccaggaaCCCCTCGTTATCCCCATCTCATCACTCTTGGATGCCGTCCTGACAGCAcctgcctccccatcctccttcctcctgcccctgcctctggGCTAAGCCCACGTGATGCTTGGTGACGGGGAAATGTCCCTCAGCTGCCGGTTCCTTGCACCCTGCAggccccccaccccaagggtgCTCAGGGCCTGGGTACACTGGGGAGATCTGGGGTGGCCTCCCAGACCGGGGAGAGGGCAGCaaggtggggtgcagggagaggtGCTCTTGGCACCGTTGTCTTGTCCGACTGGCACACAGAGATGGCAACAGGAGGGCCTCTCTCCTGGGCACTGGAGACCCAGGATGAGCGCGGGCACGGCCCCGAAACCGCCGGCTCCTCCGTGCTGTGGGGCCGTGGCAGCGTCCTGGCGAGGGAGCTCGGCTCTGCCCGGCGCCGCTCGCCTGCCCCGGGTATTGCCCATCCCCTCCCCGCGCTGTGCCCGCCTGAACGGgcgctctgctggcagccagcccccAACAGGGTGTCAGCGGGGTGGGTGCGGGGAGGTGACCCCCCGAGGCACCGCCGGCTCCTCCCGTGACCGGTGCCCGGCCGTGGGCTCCCTTGCAGCATCGGACAGGACCTACGGGGCTACAGCTACAAGCGTGTGGCTGCTGCGGCTCCTCCGCCCTACGgctcctccttgtgctcctgctTGGACTCCTTGATCacctggaggcagagggagagcgacCATCACCCCGGGCTTGGGCTCTCCTCCCGGGCTGAGCCTGTCTGGGCTCTGAAcgaccttggggacagggacgggggatGGTTTTCTCTACGAGCTGCCAGGCTCAGCCCCACCGTGGCCCAGAGCCGGTTCGTGccgtgctctcagggcactggggtcactggttccctgcctgggctgctcctgggctgaaGGGTGGTGGCCCCACGTGCATGATGAGTgacccccttggggacaccccgtggggagggggggtggaggggaggcagcGTGGGTGTCACGGATGAGGACTTCGCACCTCTCCATCCTTGGTCTCCACAGTTTTGACCACAATGCTCCTCTTCACGCGGGCTTCAGACACGGATTTAGGGTCCAGGCTGGTCTctaggggaaaggggcaggacacgggggtgacccagtgcccaggaatggctcctccagccccactcaAGGTGGGGGGGCCCAAAGGGAACAGGTTGGCCTGGAGAACCCTGAGCCAGGGGACGCTGGCCCCAGGGATGTGACCAGCCTCAGGGACACTGTGGGCCTCGGGGATGCGATTGGCCTTGGGGACGTGACTGGTGACATTCTTGGCCTTGGCATGTGGCTGGCACCGGGGATGTGGCCGGCTTTGGGGAGTGATTAGCCTTGGGGACACGGCACCGTGGACATGATTGGCCTTGGGAATGTGGTTggccgtggggacacgggtggcTTTAGGGTGTGATTGGCCTTGGGGACAGGGCTGTCCTTGGGGACATGGTGGTCATTCAGCCTTAGGGACATCACTGGCCTGGGGacatgctcggctctgggatgtggccATGGCTCACTCCTCCCCCCATCTTGGGAGAACCCAGGAGTCCTCATTCCTTGAGGTTTGGAGGAAAAGCTCCCGGTCCCTccggatggggcagggatggttgAGACAGCGTCTCCTCCCGCTGACCCCTAGAAGCCACCCCTGCTTGTGCCaccatcccacccccaccccacgcgtgGCCACGGCCTCACCTCGGATCTGCAGGTTGGAGAAGCTCTGCACGGGGATGGTGATCCTGCAGGAGCGATGCGGGGTGTTGGGAAGAGCATCGGGGTCCTGCTGCCGCCCTGCACACCAGCTCGGCcccgcctggggctggggcaggagggctggggacagtCCGACACCCCCGAGGGGACCACGAGGCTTTGGGGATGGTTTGGGACAcggccggggaaggggcaggggcaggacgaagcccccGCTCTGCCATCACCTGCTCTCCTCGCCCTCCAGCAGTTTGCGGTACGTGGCGATCTCGATGTCGAGGGCCAGCTTGacgctgagcagctcctggtagTCCTGCAGGTGCCGGGCCATCTCCTCCTTGAGGCTGCGGGTGTCCTCCTCCAGCCGTGCCACCGTGTCCTGGTAGCCGGCCGTCTCCAGGGCGTagcgctcctccagctcccgcagctgcctctccagggactCGTTCTGGGGGACCCCGAGGGGACAGGACACCCTCCACCGCCGCCTTCTcccgggagctggtggctctCCGCGGTGCCCATCCACCTCCCACCCCTGGGGACCAGCCGTTCCCCCAGCagcgggtgggggtccccagcgccGTGCCAGGGAGCCCGGTGGCGGTGGCAGCCCCCCGATGCCGTgtcccccgcccgctccccgcagctGTCACCTACCGCACCCCGCAGAGCCTCCAGGTCGCAGGTGAGGGCCTGGAGCTGGCGCCGGTACTCGTTGGCCTCCTGCTTGGCGGCGCGCAGGGCCTCTGcgtgccgggcggccgcggccgtcaggtctgtgaactggggggggacacgtgcCGTGGGATGTGTCCCGGTGGCACATGGCgtggggacacagccctgctctgctccactgcagggaCGTGGCCCCACCAGCACGTGGCACACAGACACATCCCCGACCCGGCAGGGTGGTGGGACGGTGCTCACGGGATGTGTCCCCAGAGCCCCGTGTCACTGGGgacgtgtccctgctgctggggcaggaggagacagtgcacACGGGACACGCCCTTGGTGTGGGCCTGGGGACatgtccctgttcctgcagccgTTGGGGACAGGCGGGACATCCCCAAAGGCGCGtgtcccagggacatcccagctccCGGGAGGCCGTGGCCCCAGCAGCGCCTGTGGTGGGGACacatccctgctgccatgggaggaagggacagctCACACGGGACGTGCCCCCGGTGGCACGCGGTGTTGGGTGGAAGGGACGGCGCACGTGGGGCACGTGGCTGATGGCACGTGTCGTGGAgacgtgtccctgctcccttgAGGCGACGGGACAGCGGACATGGGACACGTCCCTGacggcaggtgctgctggggacacgtccccgccgtgcaggtgggagggatggtgCCTGTGGAAGCCACCGGGaacgtgtccctgctcctgcgggACAGTGCCTGTGGGCCCCGTCACTGGGAACACGCCTCAGGGACCGTGCCCGTGTCACTCCGCAGGGGGACAcgtccccgctccccgcggggaccAGGCCCGGACACGGGAcacgggcgggggcagcggggatcCCAAACCCCACGCGCCACCCCCAGGCGGcgccgcccagccccgaggaggtGACGCTcgggaggggacagccaggccCCCCCGCCGGGCGACCGGCTCCGCCGCACCTTGGACTTGTACCACTCCTCGGCCTCCCGGACGTTgctggcggccgcggcctcgTAGCGGCTGCGAATGTCGCGCAGGGCGGCCGTCAGGTCCGGCTTGCTCGCGTCCACCTCGACATGCACCCGCTGCcgggccagctgctcctgcagctcccgcagctcctggggggacagcggggctcagcccggccccggcgagccccgggactcccccccagccccccgcgcgGGGTTACCTCCTCGTGGGCCTTGCGGAGGAAGGCGATCTCGTCCTGCAGCGTCCCCACCCGCCGCTCCAGGGCCAGGCGAGCCAAGGCAGCGGCGTCCACGTcctgccgccgcggggggagaggagggaccgTCCCCAGGGCCTGCTCCCTCCcgagctgcccggccctgccccgtgctgccccgttctgcccaccccaaggcaccccagccccccactgcccgctcctgcccacccctgcctgtccccgcgggaggctgagctgggggctgagcccctgggctgcaggacggGGGACGCAGggtccagcccctgccctcacctgcctgTAGGCAGCCAGGTCGCTCTCGGCCTCCAGCCGCAGGGTCGCCTCGTCCTGCAGCCTGCGCCGGAGCAGAGGCACCGTTACTCACTCAGCACCGTTCCCCTCAGCATCGCTCCTCGTTAGGCGCAGTACTCGTTGGGCGCTGCTACTCGGTATTGCTGCTACTCATTAGGCGCTGCTCCTCGTCACCCTgagccccagggatggaccccccGGGCCGACACGGCCCTgcgctcccagcacccacaccctgtgTCGGAGCACGTGCCCATCCCACACCCCCCGCCACCGTCCTGCGCTGTTCCCGGGGTCACCCTGGTCCCTGTTGCCACCCGCGGCCCCGTCACCACCCTGGTGCCCACCACTGCCCGGTCCCCAGGGCTACCCTGGTCCTGGTGGCCACCCTGGTCTCTGTCTCAGTGGCCAACCTGGGGATACCTGCTGTCACCCTGGTCCTTGCCACCGCCCTGGTCCCCAGATGACTGTGATCACCATCCTGGGGGCCACCTTGGTCCCTGAGGCCAtcgtgctgctggtggcccccttgctccccatccccaccccgctccccatccccaccctggtcaTGGTCGCCACCTTGGGCCCCAGGGCTACCCCAAGCGGGGCAGAGCCTTacttctgctggaggctgccgAGGTCCTCGGCGAGGTTCTCCTTCTCGATCTCCAGACGGGCCTTGGCGGTGGCCAACTGCTCCACGTGGCGCCGCAGGTCACGCAGCTCCCCCTGGTAGACGTCGGGCAGACGCGAGGGCTCCTGCTCCCGCGCCTggtgcagctccaccaccagcaccttgttctgctgctccagcagccggaCCTTCTCGATGTAGCTGGCAAAGCGGTCGTTGAGCTCCATCATCTCCACCTTCTCGTTGGTGCGCGTCTCCCTGAACTCCGAGTTGAGCGCTGCGGCCAGCGAGAAGtccatcctgcccagccccaggcgggcACCCGTGCGGGGACCAggctgggcgctgcggggagcccggagccgggcgggggggctggcgggaagCCCCCGgtagcccggggcggcggggccgatgCGGCGGCCGTAGGAGGAGAGCCGCTGGCTCTCCATGCCGGAGGGGGGGGCGTGatgggcccggcccgggggttttGTGCAGCCCGGGGGCCCCCCCGTCACTGGCCACCGGGCAGGGAGCCCAAGTCCcggcacagcagcaggggggggctgtgccctggcagccagcccgggcaccgcagcacggccccctgcccccgcggcgggcactgggggggctggggcacacgccaggctgggaggcagagccgtggccgtgggcacccgtggggcagccggcgggtgggtgctgggtgcgagGCGGGGTGCGAGGCCGTGGGCAccgcgggagctgggggcagcgctgcagggctcCGTGGGCGCGGGATACATTCCCCTGGGGcggcgtgggtgctgggggcacggccgtgggggcccaggggtgctgggtgcgggggcccagggcgctgtgggtgctgggtgcacacacacgtccacacgcacacacgtctccatccccccatgcccatgtgcacacacacacacacacagacacacacacgcacgcacacacacacacacacgcacacacactcactgTCTCTCTCACGACTCACACCCCGCGCGCTCCCCGTgtcgcccccccgggcccagccccggcacaagcggctccgcacccgccgcccggccccggctcccctgggCGGAGGCTCTGTGCGGGCCGTctggcagcgcgggcaggcggctcattaaggccggctgctcattaaggccggctgctaattagagcctgacgcctcccaagtccttcccccccGCTGGCTCTGTCAAGCGCCGCCTGGTcctgccggagcccggccggggctcagggcgccgggtccccccttcccagctcgggggggccggatcctgccccagccgctGCTGTGGGTGCGCGGCCGCGTCCCCGTCACCTGTGCgctgagtttgggggggcttttgcccgccgggggcggcggggggaggagggagggccgggacccctccccgggcggctgaAAGGGGCTTcgtgcggggccggagccggcgggcccggcccccccgcggggtctctttgtgccggggcccggcgctgccgggaaacgcggggggacagagccaggggcacggggccaccgccagccctgagccacacagcgggacatggccaggcctcggggacagcgccggcgggggccggggggcttggGGACCGCGAGGGACTCGTGGGGGCATCGGGGTGGGGGCCCCAAGAGGCGGCTGGATgaagccgggggggtcccaggaggggctggagcggggccagggcgggggacAGCTCCCGCCGGCTGGCAGCTAGATGGCAGCCGATGGCCGGGAAAGGCTCCCCGCCCgctcggggacggggacacgccgccaggccccgctggACCGCGGCCACCGTCGCCGGGCCACCGACCGCGGCCACTTGGAAAGTGTCGTGGCAACAGCCGTGGCCCCACGGGTGTGacctgtgggcacccagggccagggcgGGCTCATACTGGTGCGACTGGGGGCACTCGGGCGGCGCTCCGAGACAACCGCttgctgccacatccccctcgaatccccagaagctcctcgcccccaggcaggcccgtgtcccccagctgtcctgggccgctgtcaccagcggcgggcaggggtttGCCCACAGAAACGCCCGGCTTGGGGCCCCGATGTACCCCGCAAGTGACACTTGGCCTCCCGGAAgagtggcagccctgggaacgtGTGCTGGGTGACAGCCCCTGGTGACAGGGCTCCTCCGTCCCCCGGGATTCTCTGAAGTCCCCTGGCGTGCACAGTCctggcggggcaggacggggctgggggcgcggcggggtcctcgccagcccccgcgccgctccccagaggttgattttctcccagctcctgccggccgggatcaaagcacagaaagctgtccctgccggcaggcagagctgggctctccccctcctcctccccggccccccttAATGAGACAAACGAACTGGGAGCGGGCTGCAAGTGTTAATTAGAAGCTTCCACGCTCTGAGAAGACAAAGGCGAGATCagccgctgccaggcagggaagtagtgcagaaggagccggtgaccccggtccctgtgggacagcagcacacccgcagctgggtcctccctccccgtcctgctcccaccacgcttggtcacctctgggggtggctacgaggagctggggcaggcaagcagatgtgcccgtggccagacgtgccctgGCACGGCAGGAAAGGGGGTCGCAGGGGTGTCGGGGGACAGGTGTGGTCCCCAGGCAGGGATGcggggagctctctgctgtgcaggcggctggagccaggagcccccagcGTCACACGGAgacagggatggtggccatggggttgtagcagaaacacttttcgccccgcaaagcagcagcagccggtgctTGCCGGCACTCTGGGACACGGAGCGagcgccccagagccccccgggcacagcagagggggcagaaggcacccacggggtcccggggatgatgggagatgggggaagCCCCGACAGAGCCCACCCCCACGAGCAAGGGCCTTTTCCAGGCCCGCTCAGACgggagctgcttccccatcccagctccctgggcgagGGGGAGGCGAGAAGAAACAGCCGCacgtctcccctctcccctctggttggaaacgaaaaaggtttattaaaaatacatgttatttcttagTATGATACGACAGGGGACGTAACTGGGACGGTgaacaggagggggctgggggtgactgcaggggtacaagaagggctgcaggaattgttgtgtggctgcaggaagggtgggacagggctacgagagaaaggaagaagtttggcacctgggttgggacactgccggggatcctgggtgcaggagccatcaGCATAAGAGCTTcattggctggggggtgggagcagggggggcactgcccagggccacgagctctttggtggtccttctgctgcccttccaggagagagggcccgcaggatgctctgaggatggaaagaggagggaagtgcattaggcagctgctgggtaaaagcagcaaacccaggtcccgtccccccccgccccgacagagatccaggtgctgccagccccctcctcctttctgcccctccccaagcacccaccagccttccccgaggctctggctacagccaggaagcagcaaaccccaaagagcatcttccaccagcagcaaacctcccagttcgaggtattttcctcacctgacccggaagggggctggtccagcgcccgcttggtgcctgccctgccgcagggaacgctcttgcagcccgtggtgctgcgggcagagggtttccccaggcgcctgcccgggagcggaggggcgcgggagggctgcgcagatctcggggtgctgcagctctggagcccacccagggtggggggagcagcgctgtgaAGAGAAAGGGGCCGTTTTAAACCCGCGAGGCTcagggcggagcccccccgcgtccccacgtgtcacaggtgaggtggggccgacgcaggcagggacgggggctcgagccccaggcagctgccagcccttgctgcctgcgcggggcgctctggggcacggggggccggcggctgcctcaCCTCTCCACTCGCCTCCGCTTCTGCGCAGGGGCTTTGGAGACCACGGagggcctggggatggaggaacccTTCACGGCAGACACCGGGGCACAGGCTCTGCggccaaggagaagggagttagtgcccgctctcgtgaggctgcgaggcagccaggccaacaccatccgcccgcagggaacaggagtcacaggaaacctgcccggttttgtaggggaaaaccgttccaagaggggtaaatcctcaggagagcggcacaggaggcgtcagccgcctggctactgctgctccctgaggtgctcgggctgttcccctggacctcagtgtccccagttccctcggtaggaaccatttcctagagctgcaggaggagacggggagacctcggggtgtcctgcgttaccaaggccatgcccatctctgcctttggatgctctcacagattcacagagctttggaaaatccagagcccctttgaagcaccggcaataaaaaaacccaaactaccaactaaacaataaaacgcaaaaccccagagtgtgcagtcccaaccctcgctccaacctctctgggagcagagttgaggccccacctgcttcccagccagcacgcggggctccagaagggccccaaagggagaaatagatttccttggaatgttttttatatctttgacagcgattcacacacgagctcggaccgctggctgcctgtctgcaggctgagtgttttctgcccagtctccccccttagcagagctgcagcgatccacggaggattcacccagacagcaagatcgtggaggggggagccccaaaaccacagttaacccccccaggccagcacttactggggcacgacggggccgtcctgcttgtttaggtggctctggacgctctcccagatggagaattctggcaggctggaggcagctgcctcggccacgcTGGGTGAACCACTGCTGTTGGAGACCTCAAAAGTCTCGTTCAGGTTGTGAacgggcacagcaggcagcgtgcGGCGGTTTTGGGCAGCCGATGACACCGGGGACATGTGACTTGTTGTAGTCCCCCTCTTCTTAATCGGGCCAGGAGCCACcgacgtggggctgcagggggcagcgaggtcctgcaagcgctgcacggtgccactcatcccgggggtgctgggcacggcgacagacacctgggctgaaggagcagagaagaaacagagtcacctccttgtctgcagttcccaggcacccgcaaagcccggggcatccccctcacagccccccgtcACAGCTCGGCGGAGGTCAGCCCAGCGAGCCCTACAGCAGCCGTTTGCCAGCGGGTGTTTCCATCCAACCACCTTAAACCgagaggaaaagagccagcacaACTAATCCTAAAGGCATCAGGCTGGGCCCAAAGCAAGTGCCCTGCGGCAACGCCCGGTCTGTGCCCGGAACACAGGGTCTGCAGCGCCCACGGCTTCGCTATGGGCATCGTGCATCggccctgaggatgaggagggagagctcagccctggtcagatgcaggctgccggctgggaggctacagccaggctggctgggacaaatgttccatggaggagtaaacaagaggaggacaaatgaggatcagaactgctgttttggtctccaggagcagaaatatccctcacgtttatgctgactcgcacacacatgctgagctccccggagacaagggctgctcctggctccggccgtgccccgggctcccggcggtgctggccagccccagtcgctctacaaagcgaggctgcagccgctctgggcagaacccgctgggtgccacgtcaggaggagtcaggagaaactcatctccctgccctgtgcccacagctgggagctgc
This region includes:
- the LOC141955065 gene encoding glial fibrillary acidic protein-like — protein: MESQRLSSYGRRIGPAAPGYRGLPASPPARLRAPRSAQPGPRTGARLGLGRMDFSLAAALNSEFRETRTNEKVEMMELNDRFASYIEKVRLLEQQNKVLVVELHQAREQEPSRLPDVYQGELRDLRRHVEQLATAKARLEIEKENLAEDLGSLQQKLQDEATLRLEAESDLAAYRQDVDAAALARLALERRVGTLQDEIAFLRKAHEEELRELQEQLARQRVHVEVDASKPDLTAALRDIRSRYEAAAASNVREAEEWYKSKFTDLTAAAARHAEALRAAKQEANEYRRQLQALTCDLEALRGANESLERQLRELEERYALETAGYQDTVARLEEDTRSLKEEMARHLQDYQELLSVKLALDIEIATYRKLLEGEESRITIPVQSFSNLQIRETSLDPKSVSEARVKRSIVVKTVETKDGEVIKESKQEHKEEP